Genomic DNA from Podospora pseudoanserina strain CBS 124.78 chromosome 4, whole genome shotgun sequence:
GGATCACcgtcgccatcctcatctccatGCTCTTCCAGAGCCCCGATTTCGAACTATTACCCTATAGGACATGACCTGAAGCACCCTGATGACAGATACCGCCTTGAACATGATCGGAGCTCTTTCGAAAGTCAAGGGGTGCTTTCGCCGTTGCTTCCTGGCTCTCCACACGCCACCGTGCttcgcagcaacagcattgAGATGCAAGATTCGGGGATATCAAGTCTTGAAAACGAAAGAGAGGCGCAACGTATCAACCGAAAGATGGATTTGTacctgctccccctcctatCGCTGCTGTATCTGTTCAACGGCCTCGACAGGGGGAATATTGGCAATGCGCAAACCCAAGGCTTCACGCATGACATCGGTGCCCTGCCGGATGATCTCAACCTTGCAGTGTCGCTCTTTTTCGTCACCTTTGTCCTGTTCCAGATGCCCTCGGCCGCAGTGGGACAATGGCTGGGGCCGAGCACGTGGCTGCCCATCATGATGGTACCCAGTCCTCTCCAAGTTCTGTTGTTATATGTATACCGCCAAGGACTAACCACTCGATCAGCTCTGCTGGGGCCTCATAACCACGATTCAGGCATTTATCTGGGGAAAAGGTACGGGGCCAAAAGAAACACGAGAACCATGGCGCTGACATTGGCATTGATCACGTACTCAAGTGGCTCTGATAACGACTCGTCTCCTCATCGGTGTCTTTGAAGCTGGCTTTTACCCCACATGCATCGTTTATCTTGGCTCTTTCTATTCCCGGTTCGACCTGGCCACGCGGATTGGACTGTTTTATGGACAGTATGCCATTGCATCTGCCTTCTCGGGGGCCCTGTGTACGTTCGCCctcaacccactcccccGACACCGAAGCAGGACGGGGCTGACATGGACTGACTGCCACCAGCATATGCCATCTTTCAGGTCTCCCATGCCTGGCTCAAGCCATGGCAGcttctcttcatcatcgaggGGTTTCTCACCTGCGTGCTGGGAGCGGTAGCATGGTTGTGGCTACCGGCTGGACCTAGAGGCGCGTGGTTCCTGAGCCACAGCGAAAGGCAGTTTGTGGTGGACCGAGTCGGTGGCGTGGAACCCAATGCTGCCAAATACTCCAGCCTTACCCGGCGGGATCTGGTCGAGACGCTGAAGGACTGGAAGCTGTGGTTTGTGCTGGTGTTCAACATCTGCGCCAGCGTGCCCGTCACGGCTTTCTCCGTCTTCCTCCCGCTGGTTGTGCAGGGTATGGGGTACGAATCGGTCGAGGCAAACTTGGTATGTGACAAGTGCAAAGGCAAGAAGCAAGAAACGAGAAGCCTAACTCCTTCTACATAGATGTCGGTGCCGCCAGCGGTGTGCGGGGCGGTCGGGCTCTACCTGTTCGCATCCAGCTCGGATCGGCACAGGGAGCGGGGATGGCACATTGTCGGAGCACTGGTGGTGGCGCTGGGGGGACTCGTCGGGGTGGTCGGATCGGTCAGCAACGCAGCCAAGTATGCGTCGCTGTGcgtgtttctttttggcagCTACGTGCCGCCCCCGCTCACCGTGGCCTGGCTCAGCGGCAACACACCGACGGCTGGGAAGagggcgctggtggtgggcgcGAATGGGCTGGGAAACCTGGCGGGCGCCATCGGGTCGCAGCTCTACCGAGCCGAGTATGCACCCGGGTACAAACTGCCGCTGGTGGTGACGTTGGGATTCGTCGGTGTTGCCCTCACCGGTTATGTAGCGTATCGTTACACACTGCGGGCGGTGAACGCGCGCAGGGCGGCCATCAGGAAATCGAAAAGCGCCGAGCAGATAGAGGCCGAGCGTGTCGACTCTGTCAGACATGCAGACCGCAAATGGGTGTTTGTATACGACCTGTAAGGTAACTGGAAGACCTGTACAGTCAGTACATACAACACAGCAGGTGGTAGGTAGCAGAATTGAACAcgcccccaccccccaacatcAGGCCGGGGACATGTTGGTCAGTTCCGCGGGGTGCTGCAGTGAGGTGTGACTGCGTTATCATTTATCACACTGGCAGCTCTCACCTGTTTGTGCCACTGGCCGTAAGCAGGGTCTGATTGGTCCAGGACTGGCATCGGCGCAGActaccccacccccctcaaccgcAAGTACCGCCCGGGTTGGGGCGTAACCCACACATCCCGCACGTCCTGATGGTccccaggccaagaagagtGTCGTCTCCGCAGCCCGCCTAGGAAAAGCTCCACCCTGGGCGCCCAAGCCCCCAGGAAACACTCAAgtccacctctcctcctccacactgCGGGTACGTTAACCTGGAAactctctctcctccatcgcagctcccatctcatccatcGGTGATCCAGTCAGTGATCCATGGTCATTTTATAACCACCATGCCGCGGCAATCGAAACCGCCTTCCACTTCGActggaaagaagaagcccgagcTGGTCGACGGCCGCCTGCCCGTCAATCCCCGCAGAAAAAAGGTTTTGCCTGAGGAGAGGAAGCGGGTCTCCTCGGCGTGAGTTTGTTcacttctttctctctcctctcctctcctcttctctcctcgcGCATTTGTCTAACATTGGCCCCGTGCTACCGCTCCAAAGTTGTAACAACTGCAATGTGCGACGGGTTAAGTGCACTGGGGAGACACCGTGCCATCAGTGCCGGAACACAAACCGCCCGTGCAAATATCCCGAGGTCGTCCCCAAGGTCACCGTTCCAAAGCTGCAATGGACAGCCTTGACAGCCCTCCAAGCATGGGCCCCGCATGCAATCGAGCTGAAGCGTCAGCTCGAGGCCGGCGAGCTTGTCCGGAAGATCACTCATGAGGATGGTCGGGTAGAGTACCAGCCCGCGAGTgagctgccgccgctgcccgaGCTTTCACATTTCCAAGACGAGGTGTCGCCTGAAGACGTTGTCAATGCTGAGTCGTCACGGCCGCCGTTACCACCAGCCCCGGCACCGCAAACAGCGGCACCACTGccgcaaccaccaacaccccgtcagcagcagcagcaggagcagcaccaccactacctcctccaacaaccacaacaacaacaacaacgacagcagcagcagcagcagcagcaccatcaacatcataTAGCGGAGCACCAACACCGGGAGAGGCCGCCGCTGGGTGAATCACCGCAAACTGGGGACAAGCTGGACAAGATTCGCTCGGCATCaccctcaacttcatccATCTTGAGTAAACGGTCGGATTTTTatctcagcaccagcactGGCTTTGATCCTCGAAGTGACGAAGGACGCATGCTGGCCGACTCAACTGGCACAAGTCGATACTTGGGGGCGTCATCCGGAGCAACATTCCTTGACAACATCAAGAACATGATCACCCTGACCACCCCCTTAGCAGCCCTGATCTCCAAGGGACCCGAGCACATGTTTTCACAAACTACTGGAAGGTACCAAACCGACGATTCCCGTGCCTTGCTTGGGCCGCCTTTGATGGACCCAGTCCGACACCTACCTCCAGCCCCCGACATGGCCAAGCTGCTGGACGAGGTCCGCTACTTCATCCAAGACGGGACCACTGACGACTTGTTCCCAAGTGGCGGCATCATGTTCTGGTCGTTCCCGACCTTCACTGATCTCTCGGCCCTGGGTACCGCTCGTCGAGACCGAATCGTGACCGCTCATGGAGAGCAATATCTCCAAGTGCCCCGGGATGACGAACAGCGAACCCCGCTCGCACTGACCTTTGCCGCGTTTGCTTTCAAcagccttctcggccttgcAGGCAAAGACTCTCGCGTCAATGGCCGTCTGGGTGAAGACTTCTATGCCACCTCGCGCCATCTACTGGGAGACCCCTGGGACTtcggcacctccaccatcaaggaAGCCGCCGTCATGGGCCTATTGGCGCTCTACCTTGTTGAGATCAACAGACGTGACAATGCGCATCTCTGGGTGAAACACGCCATGCACGTTTGCGAAGTTCGTGGAATCCATCGCGGCTACACCGACGATGAGGCCGAAGTCAGAACGTTCTGGACACTCTACATTATTGACTCGTATGCTCCACGGCTCCTTTTTCTCGCATGACGCTGGAGCACTTCCACTGACACTCTTCCAGGTGGCTGAGCTGCTTACTGGGACGCACGCCATCAATCCCGGATGATGGCATCTCACTTCGGCCCCCCCGAGAATGCCCGTAAGCACTCCCATGTTCTCTTGCATTATGATGTCCTCTCACATCTGTCTTGTAGCCATTTTCCATCTCCCGTCGGCCTGAAGGCCCATCTGGAACTGTCCCGCATCACTCACAAGATCATTTATAATGGCTTGCGCAGACAGTCAGATGGCAAGAAGCCCGAAGATCGAAGGGCCAGGGCGGAATCCCACGTCAAACGATCCCTCGAAAGTCTGAAAAAATGGCTGAAGGCCCTCCCTCCTGCTCTTCAACTCCCTCCGGATGCCCACACAAAACTGCATCTTCCCAATAGCTTGACGACCGAGGAAGTTCCCTCCGGGTTCGGTCGCGATCGTGCATGTTGGTCACTGCACATGTCATACAATCAGGTAAGTTCTCATTGACGACAAGACTTCGCAGTTGCTGACACTCTGCcatcagctcatcatcctcaccgtTCGTCCTGTGATTCTAACAGCAGTGCGGAAAGCCATTGCTAGCCTCGTCAGTACAGGACAGATGTTTAATATCTACGACAACGCCCTGGTGGAAGAGATTCGCTGGTGTACGGATGCGGCGCAATCCAATCTTCGCCTCGGATGGCTGATGCGCCAAAACAGCCCGCATGGCAGGTTGCTGGTGCAGGATCTGCACCACATTTTCAATGCTGCCGTCTTCCTCACCATGTACCAGCTCGTCTTTGTTAATGTTCGGACGCAGCTGGTGGCTGATGTGGACTGGGCCATTGATGTCTTCAAACAGGAGCAGGAGACAGGCTGTGCATATGCCAAGGATTGCTTCGAGGTCCTGCGCGACCTCAGGTTCCTTGTCAGCGAGCTACGGGACTGGATTCATAACCAgaccgagaaggagaagctctgggacgacgacggggcGTTGAAGAATTATCTGGGCGCCATGACGGCGcctcgcaacaacaacacttcCAAGACAGACCTTGGTGCAGATGTGCCGATGCATGACGTCCAATTCGAGGGCCGCCCCATCAAGCAAGCCCACGGCTTCAAGAAGGGGTACGCAAGGAGGATCTGGGACACGCTAACGTCCTGGCTCCTGTTGGAGGACAACTCCAATGagggtgacggtggtggagaatgTTTTGTGTTTCTTTCCAGTTCCAGTTCAGATACCAACTCAAACTGTTCGTTCCCCCTCGGAGGATACTAGTACAGAGGTCAAGCGATGCaagccttctttttctgtcttttcagcgttttctttttggactTTTTATATACACCTCTATATATACGGTGGTTTGAGTCACCGTGGTTCGTTCCTCTACCGGACGCCATGcagagaaaaagggggccGTGACGGGCacattgttttgtttctttacCTTACGAGTAATGAACGATTGACGAATATTTCCGCAGCCTTCTAGGGCGAGCCATGAATATGTACCCGAGTATGTCGCACAGATATCATTCTTTCTTTTGCGTAACAGGGCGAGAATGTGTCAGCAACTGAGTCGCAACTTGGGCAGATAGCAGAGTTCTGTTTTTAATTCTACCGCATCAAGGTTATGTCAACTATGTTGCAAGTCCCCAAAAAATGTTGCTCTCTTCCTTCACCAGATATTGCACCTGCTTTGCAATGTTTGTCACGGTCCACTCGCCTTTTTCGGCAATATATGCGTCGACcaagccaccagcaacccATTTGAAAAGAATGTTCTTGGTGGTCACCACAACCTGTCCTTTGTTGAAACTGTTACCCCCGGAGTGGCTTGAAGCAGGTCTTCTGCCCCGTTCCTCACTCTCTCGGTGTTGAAGGCGGCCCGCCAAGCTCGTATAACTTGGAACGGGTCGCTATCTTCCTCGTATGAGTCTTGCGATCGACGCTATCCTCCAACAGTAGTTTTCGAAGTAACTTATTGTTGGAGATCTTGGCCGTGTCTGTTAACATCACAatcttggtggttgatgacaGGCACTTTGCCGTTAGAACAGCAGATAACGGCCTGGTCTTGTTTACCACGGCGCCAGATGGCGAGAGACTATCTGAGCCGATAAGGAATATATCTACCGCTGTCTTTGGCCCAGACCTGGACAGAGAGGCAATCGAGGCCGAGGTATCGGGTACAGTGTAGTTTTGTGGGGTCTTCCAGGGGATTGAAAAGGCGCtaagagagaagaggagagggagacgcCTTCAAAGAGCGGTCGGGTTTCCAAGACGTTGAGCTCAATGATGTACTGGGTAGAGACGGAGGATAAAACGGCCAGGatggtggaagaagacgagagggtgaggatcgAGAGGTCGTCTCTGCCGAAAAAGGACGAGCGAATGTATGACACAAACGACGTTGTGATATCACCCAAGAGCTGAGTCGTAGAAAGAGAAGGGTGTTGTATGGTAGACAAGACCGCCATTCTCAGATCATGCGCAGAAGTGTTGGAGTCCGCATCAAATTAGGCTTTGATCTCTGATCACCTGGCCAGGAGAACGCTTGTTATGGCTGCTCCCATGCTTGGCCGCCCATTTTCGGAGAGATGCCAGCCTGCGGTGCGGATAAGGTTCCAGTCCAAAATCTCGAGCGAGGCTGCAACATCATCCAGGGTTTTGACTGCCATGGTGGCAAGCTCTCTAGCTCCGCTCTCTTGATCAGTGGCCAACTTGGTCAACCCACCGGCCAAAACTCCAGCTGCCTGTGGCCCAAAGTCGGCTTCAAAGTACACCCGTCGGAGGCTTTCTGCAAGCTTTGGAACGCCGTTGAGAGACGGGTTGGTAATGACTTCGTCAGCATCATaccaaccccacccctcGTTTTCCCAGGTCAGTCTTAATGGATTGTTCGTCACCAGGATTGCGTAGGCAGAACCTTAACGGAAAGATAGTCCACTCCCGCTTGACTGTGGAGTCACGGAAGGTGTAGCTCTTACCATGACGAAGGAGTATCAGGTTGGAGGGTGTAACGATTGTCCCTTCCGAGATCTAGCGCCATGCTGCATGAGCGGCGATGGGTCATTGGGTTCGATagtgtgacaagggctggaTATCAGGACTTAGAACAGTAGTTAAACTTAGTTAATGATCTacaatggcctcgaagtcctcaacgaaaaaaaaaaaggtctaaaaatataaatagaTGTagtggtttggggtgcggccacaggcctgagggtttgagtaaggaagtgggggctctcggaggattcgggggttcaggggtcatgtatataagcggtctgcttcgggcattctattttagacaggacatcgacttttatttcttcatatttttgtgccttgcacgcgtgcaggcaattctggccctctgatcaggccgatcaggtgcttattatgtggtctgcgagcctatagagtcttttctttgtcctacgtggagtgcggcctgcgagcgagccactgtcacgcaggtgtgttcattcagagaccctgttgagggtatatttgtggtgttgtggttagtttgtgtgttttctcactaTTTCAGTAGAAGATCATATAATTTAACTATGATATAAGCTATTATTTAATgaatatattatattacttttttttaaaataaaatttaaatataaattaaaATTAGATTTGTAATTACAGCTAAAAATCTTTAAATTTACTAAGATATTTAGGCTTAATAGCttaaataatttttttaGCGTGGTTGttataaaaataattttataaCTTTAAATTCAATCTTTGTTTAAAATGAACttctttatttattttaGGTAAatttattactttttttattCAATAACTTTTcatttttattaatattgaaatggtgagaaaacacacaaatacaaccaagacaccacaaatatacccttaACAGGTCCCTAAATGAATACACCTacgtgacagtggctcgctcgcaggccgcacttcacgcaggacaaagaaaagacattATGGGCTtgcaggccacataataagcaccggaATAGCCTGATCAGAGAGCCAGGATTGCTTGCACGCATCAAGGCACAAGATTTGAAGAAATAAAGTCGATGTCATATATAAAATAGAATGTGAGGAGCAGACAGCTTATATAATGACCCCTGAACTctccgaatcctccgagagccccacttcctcacTCATATCCTCAGGCCTGTGGTGTGACGAActcctatccagaacctctgaaagggacactagttaaaggcacttctgaacaatcctggttcggtacatcaaacagtgtacaacaatggcttgtttCAATCACAACAGTCTAGATACCAATGATTGTGACTtatattgcatactgcggaactgtttatctacactagccagttcctccgtatatatatagaccttgggaccgtggaccgttgacttacagacggtcctcggtccactcctgattggccgatactggaccgtggaccgtgagccccgccGCGGTCCCccgtccccatcttattggtccgttcCATCCTCCTGGACCGTGAACCCCGCTCGATCGCTCGATCCAGCCCTGATTGGTtctcgtggccccactgtctccGAAAACCGTGACATGTGGCTGCACCCAAAACCAGTAAGTGTGGTGGGCCTGCTCGCTCCTAGATATCCATGTCTGCCCTGCTTGTTGCTCCATCTGGCCTgtgctccttcttcctgctctcCCATTGGCCGCAGCCCTGTCCTCAGCCCTGTCCTCAGCCTCGGTCCTTTCTAACTCTAACCTAGTATTCTGCGCTAGATAGTATGCCATTACATTTATTAGAATAAAAAAGCTTAataatttataatatataattagaaataaatttaaataataattaacTATTAGCAAGGTTAATTGTCCTAATTTTGAACCCTcaaataaaatataaaattaatTTTACATAATTAttaattttattaatattatattcGGATATATTAAGGGAGAAGATAGACATTTTATTAAGTTTTTATAAAAGTTTTAAaatagttatatatataaatatagtaattaaacTATTAAAAGTAGAATATACGGAGTATAGCTAAAAGTAAAGagataaaaataaaataaaaaagtttaaaaataattttctTACAAAGATTTAAAACATTTATTATTGTTAACATAAGAGCTATAAAACAATAAAGCAAATCTctttatagtatataattattattttcAATTACAAAAAAATTATATACAATAAACACTAAATAGTCAGGCTTAAATAGTAGTTTAATATAGCTAGTAACTTAGAAAAATATCGGAAACTACAACCTATATGCAACTTAGCGGTTTATGTACTAGAGGCTTAATGCAGCTATGAGATAACAATGTCTCATTGTGATGGCATTTTCTAGGTACCTATCTACCAGGTGGGCAAACTatcaagaggagggagctAAAGAATGAAAAGATTAAACTTGAGCAAAACCGACATGACTTACAAAAAGACATTTTGAGGGTAagtgtcacagttaacccaacagcaggccgcgccacatgtggggcgcaggacgccCCTAACTTATCGTTAAGGAGGTCAGGGGATGACCAATCAGGGGTAAGCAGAAGcgctatggcgccaaggctcatgagcactctgcaggatgcaatgtgctaggagtgatcagagggatagcacgacgagcacttcgc
This window encodes:
- a CDS encoding hypothetical protein (COG:B; EggNog:ENOG503P1AP), which gives rise to MPRQSKPPSTSTGKKKPELVDGRLPVNPRRKKVLPEERKRVSSACNNCNVRRVKCTGETPCHQCRNTNRPCKYPEVVPKVTVPKLQWTALTALQAWAPHAIELKRQLEAGELVRKITHEDGRVEYQPASELPPLPELSHFQDEVSPEDVVNAESSRPPLPPAPAPQTAAPLPQPPTPRQQQQQEQHHHYLLQQPQQQQQRQQQQQQQHHQHHIAEHQHRERPPLGESPQTGDKLDKIRSASPSTSSILSKRSDFYLSTSTGFDPRSDEGRMLADSTGTSRYLGASSGATFLDNIKNMITLTTPLAALISKGPEHMFSQTTGRYQTDDSRALLGPPLMDPVRHLPPAPDMAKLLDEVRYFIQDGTTDDLFPSGGIMFWSFPTFTDLSALGTARRDRIVTAHGEQYLQVPRDDEQRTPLALTFAAFAFNSLLGLAGKDSRVNGRLGEDFYATSRHLLGDPWDFGTSTIKEAAVMGLLALYLVEINRRDNAHLWVKHAMHVCEVRGIHRGYTDDEAEVRTFWTLYIIDSWLSCLLGRTPSIPDDGISLRPPRECPHFPSPVGLKAHLELSRITHKIIYNGLRRQSDGKKPEDRRARAESHVKRSLESLKKWLKALPPALQLPPDAHTKLHLPNSLTTEEVPSGFGRDRACWSLHMSYNQLIILTVRPVILTAVRKAIASLVSTGQMFNIYDNALVEEIRWCTDAAQSNLRLGWLMRQNSPHGRLLVQDLHHIFNAAVFLTMYQLVFVNVRTQLVADVDWAIDVFKQEQETGCAYAKDCFEVLRDLRFLVSELRDWIHNQTEKEKLWDDDGALKNYLGAMTAPRNNNTSKTDLGADVPMHDVQFEGRPIKQAHGFKKGYARRIWDTLTSWLLLEDNSNEGDGGGECFVFLSSSSSDTNSNCSFPLGGY
- a CDS encoding hypothetical protein (COG:G; EggNog:ENOG503NUCP), whose product is MSVGHQDGSPSPSSSPCSSRAPISNYYPIGHDLKHPDDRYRLEHDRSSFESQGVLSPLLPGSPHATVLRSNSIEMQDSGISSLENEREAQRINRKMDLYLLPLLSLLYLFNGLDRGNIGNAQTQGFTHDIGALPDDLNLAVSLFFVTFVLFQMPSAAVGQWLGPSTWLPIMMLCWGLITTIQAFIWGKVALITTRLLIGVFEAGFYPTCIVYLGSFYSRFDLATRIGLFYGQYAIASAFSGALSYAIFQVSHAWLKPWQLLFIIEGFLTCVLGAVAWLWLPAGPRGAWFLSHSERQFVVDRVGGVEPNAAKYSSLTRRDLVETLKDWKLWFVLVFNICASVPVTAFSVFLPLVVQGMGYESVEANLMSVPPAVCGAVGLYLFASSSDRHRERGWHIVGALVVALGGLVGVVGSVSNAAKYASLCVFLFGSYVPPPLTVAWLSGNTPTAGKRALVVGANGLGNLAGAIGSQLYRAEYAPGYKLPLVVTLGFVGVALTGYVAYRYTLRAVNARRAAIRKSKSAEQIEAERVDSVRHADRKWVFVYDL